The Polypterus senegalus isolate Bchr_013 chromosome 11, ASM1683550v1, whole genome shotgun sequence sequence tgatcagctgtggcaactcctaacgggaggagctgaaagaagaagaagaaaaataagaagaggaaggtgcagtgagagtaacaacgctaaatcagttatggtatttggaatactatggctgttccctggaccattatattgttagaagttaattacaatcagatgcgttacactaataaacaatatgcagttagtttcggtgtatttataaagccgcgtcatgaaaataaggagtaatcacacaggaacagtagcactgctttgacgctgggtgccgccagtctgcaaaaccgagcggagaacttgcgtacgacaaggcatgaggtaccgtggaaaagtgcgtggctttacgccaagtgtaggttttatacatcgcgatttgaacgtggaaaagttcttacgcaacatttctgtgcgtacgcaccgtttatatatgaggcccctggtgcttcctgtcttgctatatggttgcgagacatggacactagtgacctgagatgaaggctggactccttcggtactgtgtctctccagagaatCTTTGAGTAGCACTGGTTTgaatttgtgttgaatgagcggttgctcatggagtcccgaatgaggcacattacttacATTGTGGGGCAGCGTCAGTTACGACATTaaggccatgtggcacaattccccgagggtggtccggcttgcaggatcctcactgttgagaaaccgagtggctggaccaggccaaggggacgcccacataacacctggctacggcagacagagggtcatttctgtagggtgggactggactgcatatctgcctggggggttgcaaaccaggatcccgagctttTTTGTCttgtgatgggtgcggcaacacactgtatcagtacatgctccccaacctgacctgacttgataaattcataaatatacataaaaatcaTATCTGAAAGCAAATTTTAAaactacatttacaaaaaaagggTAGAATGATGGTGCAATGTATAGCACTGCAACTAAACTAGACTCTGATTTGGATCAAGCAGTATGAGGATATGATGTTACATGTCCCCAAGGAAAATCttactttttacagaagttcattaaataaaaaaataaacacatcagaatgactgaaaagacaGAAACCTCTGACAGTTatagtcacagtgaggtattatgccGACATATTGCTGATGGCGTAAAGCAGTCCCAGTAGTATTTCTGGAAACATTTCTGCTggataatttgttggctgaaggtACTCGGTGTttgtgtgtcaaagagaggatgtgcaacattgttcataatggcattctgttttgttttaattctctcctccatGGTACTACCTCCAGTGGGCCAAGATCACATCCCATAACTTAGCAcgtatttttaattagtttacaTGAACTGTTGGGCCCCtgctgaagtgatgttaccagcccagcacaccacagtttaTAAAATCTCACTGGTCACCACAGAGTTACAGATGTGAAGATGTGTGTAATTAGACTAGCCCAACCTGTcccccaagtatttgtaggagtgcaccacctctacatgtACTCCCTGAATAATGACTGGGTGTAGAAGATCttaggtgtggtgaaagtcaataaccagttccttggttttgctgtatGTTAAGGTGCAGACCATTctatttgcaccaagaaacaacgttctccacctgactcctatgctTGATCTTATTCTACTTATCAATATACCTCATTAAGTGCAGAatgatctgagaatttctgtaagtgacgTGACCTGGcgttatatttatagtcaaaggtgtacagagtgaagagaaaagattGTTCCTTATGGGGCTCCAGTATTGCCCTcgtccatatcagaaacacagtcctttagCCTCACAAAccgtggtctgcctgacagacagtCCAATATTCAGGACACCATAAGCTCATCTGCCTGCACATCACccaagtttaccccttaacaaagGTTTGcttgatggtattgaaggcactggataaattaaaaaacataatcctaccagtgctaccagctttgtccaggttaAAATGATCTTTGTAGAGCAGAATGATAATTGCATCCTTCCCTCCAATCTTTgtttgataggcaaactgcagtgagtccaggtggtctaccacaagaggactcatgtaGTCCAGGaattctcaaaggtcttcatgatgcaaGATGTgcgtgccactggtctgtagtcatttggTGAAGGATGTGTCAACCTTCTTTCAAACAGGAAAAATGgtggatgttttccacagcagcgaCACTTTTTACAGCCTTAATGACAGACTGAACAGTTGACAGATTATACCAAAAAGCAGATCTGCACAGAACTCAAAGACTGACTGCATCTGGGCCAGCAGTTTTCCCGGTGTTTAGCTTCCACATTTGTCTTCTCACTTCTCACATGACGATGGACAGCCCATACTGATGGTCCGAGATGGACTCAGCACTGACGATTCCTGCTGAAGTGGAAGTAGTTGTTAATGGAGCAGAGGTGGTGTGGGGGGGAGACTGGTCACTGGAAGAAGGTGGACGTGGGAGGGAAGATCTATCAAAACATTAGTTTAGAACATTAGCTTTGTCTACCTTCCCTTCTAACACCTGGGCCCTGGATTGCTCAAGTCCAGTAATTATGGCCAGTCGATGTAAATTCTGTATCAGGCATTTAGCACCCACTCTTGAAAAGCTTTTGTCAATgataataaaggatttttattaatCAGAACTAATTAGCATCCTCACTCAGACAACAGAACTCCATTTCACAGCACTCAGTGAAAAAACAGAAGCTTTAACAGTGAAGATTTTAGGCTtttattgatgtacagtatatactgcatttcTGGTTACATCTCCTATTTCACAAATAATTTTAGCTGACATTAAACAGTAAACTTAGTTATActaaattatattatgttattataCTTTTATTGTAACGTATAGTTTGTACAATATTTATTGAACAGTAATATCACATACTATTTACACATTGTATATGTTATTAAATGATGttgttaaatattaaattaaaaaacctTTGCATATCTCAATTGTTGTAAGTTGACtaagataaaggcatcagccagatATTAAGTAATAATAAATGCTACTAACATAAAGTCATGCATTAATCCATTTCCACACTGACACTGTCAGTAGACTCGATGAGGCACCAATTACAGCAGGGGTCATTAAACAGATTTCACCCACAGCCAAATTCTTTCAGAACAAAGTCTTTGAGGTGGACTGAGGACCAGGGTAGAGATCACTAGAtggggttgcagcggtgcctcagattcccacagggcacactgggactTGGAATTTGCAGTCTTGGCCCTGTTAggttccgtgggtgctgccaggggttgCTGTGTGTACTGAAGAGCCCTATTTTGTTTGGCTtctgcctcacctggaagtgcttcctaacCATGCTAACAaaccaccggaagtactcccaggtgaaaaacaaaagaagcccGTTGCCTTCATTTAGGGAGTGAGAGTTGGAAGGTGGAGGACAATGCTTGCTGTGAGGAGTGGAGGATGCAGAGACAAGAAAAACAGAGCGGGGAAGAGACAAAGAGTTGCTGTGCGCTGGCTGTATCGTGCTTGTGCTACACTGGTGGGAAACATAGaggaagcgtttcccacaaaTAAAAACTCTTTGGTGCTTTCATACCGATGTCTGAGCCTATCTGTGTTGtgcttggggagctggagcaccccctacTGGCCACAATGTATACATATAATATCCATAACTGCTGTGAAATGAAGCTGAATTCTCTTACTAAACATATAATACAgactcaaaatgaaaataaaaatcaccagCAAGCACTGATACAGGAACACTGAGAATCTGctgaaaatagtttaaaatggCAAAAGCTGGAGTTTTTCATTCTTTCCTGCAGAACTGACATATGGACCAGCGTCAGTGTGAATTGGGAGGCTATGGTCTTATGCTATACTGAATTAATGCAGCGCAAGTGAAATAAGTGAAGGTTTTCAAAAATCTATTTGTTTAAATCTGCCACAGTTCAGCAGAGAGGATGACACTGATATCTGCTCCCATAGGACACTGGGCCTATCAAATCAACCTAATATGCTTGGGATGTGGGGATACAACCACGAGAAAACTACTCAGTTTGTCATTTTATGGACCTGGAATAACAGCATTGGTCTTGTCCAGGCCCTTGCCATTAAAGTGGTATCAGTGCTCCAACTTGTCCAACTAGGTTATCACACTCTACTATATATCTGCCTAaatccatttttaaaagaaaattcaaagagTATTTGTTATTCacattaaaagacaaacattaaaattaaacaactactttttttttaaagtttagcaTTAAAAGGAGTGTTTGGTtggttaattaaataaaataaaatagttgtCCAAGTACATACATATGACCACAAGTTTAAGTAAACCAGGGTTAAAGTGTGTCACACACGCATGATTAGGCGGCAGCCAAAAGGATCAATGGTGCGCGAAAACTCACTGGACAGGGATATAAGACAGAATACTAACGCTTCTCTCCTTTTTTAATCACAAAGATCGAAGAACAGATGAATCCAGATATGTGAAGTCTCCACTAAAAAACAAGCACAAGCAAGGAAGACCTTCTGCATTCCAGATGTCCCCATGTGACGACTTCAACCCAGTCGCactctgatgacatcatctcCGTCCCATCCCGTCTATGCCATCTCACCTCTACACCAATTTCCGGTCCATCCACCATAAAAACCAGCTGCCTTTCCAGTATGATTGCCGAATGTATATGCTAATTCTTACACTCTGTACATGAAGAAGCAAATATTCTGgttcacctacagtatatggggacagttcccccaacccttaatctgtctctTTGGTCTCTTTTTCACAAGTGTTAGACTGTGTGTGATTCAGAAAGTATATAGCCTTGATTATTAGTAAAGGCAAAAAGCTGCTCTAAAAGAATATTGCATTTAATTAACCCTTGCGACCGGCAGACAGACCATACCAAGGCAGCACAAAATTGGTTGGATACCAACCTAGTAGTCATGTTTAATAAGCAAACTGagcaaagaaggaaaaaagactaTACTGTGGCACAACAGAAAATTAGCCCATCAAAGTtatctctttctcagatcacgtACGGGAACATGCAAGAGCCAAGAGTGAACAAGACACCACCTTTCTGGGCTGCCTGGTTTTGTGCCGCCCTGACTGAAAGGGGCCGGGCCTACTCTGGGTGTCACGGCTGGGCTTGGTtgacctcactgggcatcttctagGGGCTGTGGGTGAAACAGAAGATactgttagcaacagtgccccctcttgtcctaGAGTGGTATCGCTTATGTCAGTCAAACCAGGACGATGACCCCCACCCACCCACTACCCCGGTCACACATCTGTGACACTCTTTAAGGCTATTTTAATAGTCATAGCCATACTCATTCTCAGCATGGTTTAATCCAAGTAATGGTGAACCAATCCTGGCAGGAGCATCAGAGAGCCCAATCAAATTGGGTCAAATTTACAATTACCAGTCAACCTAATGTACACATCATtcaggatatggaaggaaaacccaCATAAAAACAATGAGAAACTGAGTTATTTCAGCAGCAAAACACATGGCTAAAGAGTAGGTGGATGGTTAACACCCAGTgtaattaaaataacacaatgtacttatttttcattattttaaaactgaaaaggtCAGTAACTTGTCACTACTGACATGGAATATTTTAATCATATTAAACTTCTTcaacttcatcttttcccacttctatgtggtgtCAATGTAGCTGATCAACCTCCATACAGCTTGATCCTCCACCTCCACAATTAAATCCTTTTTCTTccaatcttcttttactttattcatccatctctgctttggcctccctcatttTGTCTTCCGCTGTTCCACTCTTTTTAGAAGCTCtctctgcaggctaacttctgaatcctgatcattaaacctcaaatactgtcttcttcctatttacaATATCTTCAAACCTCTATCTTTCAAAGCCCTTATTATATTCGATTAAATCAATTATTATAATCTTATTCAACAATTTAAAGATTCTATATATTGATTTGCTGCAAAAATTGAGAGACTAAGAACAAATAAATCATTTGAGTCAAAAACATTAACCTAGTTTCAAGAAAGGAATTATTTCATATACAGACCTTATGTTTCTCATTTTCACTGGTCATTACAAACCAGATAAATGCCAAAGATCAGACAGCATACTGACCCTGATCATTTTGTACTGTAAAAAAGTAGGTGGTGCCAATTACAGGCAAGATTATTCAACTTGTAATGTAAAGTAACAAAAATTCTGTTTatcagtaaaaataattaaactacAAAAAGCTGTTTTTcaggacatactgtatttaaccgGAACGACTATAATAAACATTGCCCTAAAATACTGAAGATTGTTCATGTACAcaagtacttttatttaaaatttaatttaacactcaaacagtttcattttaatggaaatttcaagtttttttggtatatatttttttacttttacttgtcaTAAGAAACATTTGGTATTGATACTCATCAAGCACCTTGTTATGGTGTGCTCCCCTAAAGTGACTATTGAAAGAGCAACTTCTAAAAATGCGAATTATTTGTAGTGATTATAATGGGTTTAGGAATGAATGAGtatttgatatctttttcacaCTTCCtgtgaaattaattaaacaatatagCTCTAATCTTTCTAACATGAGCATTgaagtagttttattttttcaggttTATAAAGAAGCAACAGACTTTTATCATTCTGCATTTAGATATGTACCTTCATTGACGGTGACCTGGCAGAAGATATCTGGAGTATCTTTTGCTGCTTCAATAATTTGTTGTCCATAACGACAAACTCTGCTTAACATTCTTCCATTCTCAGCTCTAAATAAGAGCTTTTCATTCTCAGAGGAGACACTGAATTCACAAAATACATCTGGTTCAGGTTTAGCGGCTTCAATAAAGTCAATATCACCTCTTCGAATTCTGCTGAGGTAAATTCCACGTTTATCTTGCAGAAAGATTGCACCATTTACTCTTGTGACTTTAAACTTGCACCACTCTTCATCGAAGATGTCGACTGCCTGAATCTGACCATCAGGTTTGCTGCACCAGAATAAGCCATTGTCTGTTGTAAAAATGACCCATTTATCTGTGTTGATGTATTCTTCCAAATTAGCAATGGTAGCACGTGGGGCTATAATTTAAACATAGAATtatattcagaatatttttttctgtgcattacttttacaaaattttcTTTAATCTGTAACTAAATGCACCTAAGATGACAATTGCATTCTATTGAAATATGATTATTTAATTACTGTAATTACCAAATGAAAATTTCCAAGACTCAGGAAATTGCAAAATATTATTTGGGGGGTAGTGAATACATTAACTAAACACACTATACCTTGTCTGGCCACTAAACCAGCTCAGAGAGTCCAGCTTAAACCATTTATTGAGGTAATTAATCTCATTACTATTACTGTATACAAACCTAAACAAAACATTAAGTAATGCTACCACAAACAGCCTCATTATCTATGATAAGCAAAACTGACCCACTGTTTAAACTGTAGTTGtaaattttcctttaaaatattaaacGTTTGTTACATTTGTTATCACTTGCTAGTGGGAAGATCAAGAGGCAGGACAACTCTTTAATCATAAAATTGATATGCATTGCAAACAAGTTTTGTCTGAGAGGTCAGGTCATTGCTATGCTAAATTAAAATTTGATAAACTGTGAACAACAGCTACACACTGAGGATTATTTATATTACCTGTTAATGTTTACACattctgatttaaaaaataacaaacccAGGTTTACCTGTCAAAGTAACTGTGATCACTTGCTACAGAAGAGGGAAACCACTGAACCAGTGAGAGTGTATACTTCTACAGTAAAACCAAATAggattattttcttaaaaatataactgaaattAGGATCAATTTTGTTCTGAAAATAAGTGAAATTAGCAAAATGTGCAttggacatttttttaaaattagatgtttttattgttttaccttCACTGTTGACTGTTAACTTGCAGAAGATATCTGAAACATCTTTATCCGCTTTTATTGGGTGGCCGCCACAATGGTAAAACAAGCTCAGCATCCTGCTATTTTCAGCTTTGAAGAGTACCCTTTTGCCTTCGTATGAGACTTGAAATTCACAGGATGTGTCAGGTTCACGTTTAGTCGCTTGAATTCTTCCAATGCCATCACTTTGATTGAGGCTAAGGTATACACCCCTTTTGTCCTGAAGTAGTATCTTGCCATTGTCGGCCTTTGAAACCTTGAACTTGCACAATTCTTCATCGTGAGTGTCTACAGCCTGGAGCTTGTAAATGCCACCACTATGAGCCTTGCTGCACCAGAATGTACCTTCAATTGTTCTGAAAGTTACCCACTGGTCACTGTCAATGTATCTTTCCAGAGAAGTTTGACTGTTTGTGGAGTCTGAAAAAGAAGCAAATGCAGAAATTTATACTAAATATTTTAGCAATTTTAGTGGTATGTTTAGCAATTTTTAAAGGCACTGTTGTTCACTAGAACTAGTTATATTACTTATGAATAAGAATTAGCCTTGTGCgcacaaacatttcaaaatggtAAAAAGGTTAATTTCTGCCTTTTACCTGATGATACCTGGATAACATCTGGCATCTCACATCCCTGAACTGAACTTAAcacatttgagaatgttatgtcagACTGTATTGGTTTACAAAAGCTTAATATGCCATCTTATTATATCACCTTTACAAACAATGCTGTTTGAGAACTTAACCCTCAGGTGTTCTTAATATTTCTGGACCCACTCACCATAAGCAGACTAAGGGACCACAATAATCTTCAGAGGCTACAATCATTCTTATTATCTTATTATAATCATTCTTATTCTCATTGTCATAATGACCAACTTAGTTTTTGCAAAGAAGTTATTTACGACACAATTCATGAAATTAACATACAAAGCTAGGGTAAATGTAATAAGTTATAAAACCTACTACAATATATTtgtgaaagaaaaagagagcTACAATAGATAATTATCAAATAGGAGGTCTTGTATTATAATATATTGATGGATTCAGGCCTTATCAGTGACATGTCTTGAATAAATCTTGTAAGTTTCGAGGTGTCAATATAAAGTGTTTATGTCCCTTCTCCCATATCTGTTCCCCTTATGTCATACATGGCTTACTTGCTTGTTGAAGAATATTTGAAACAATACACAAAAGCATGATACATTTGAGTCCTTTAATGTTTGACACGCAATATTCCCCAATTAGAGAAATGATTAAATTGTCTTTTTCTATCTCCTTTTTCCACACCTACAAGTATATCATATAGTATGAGATAATGAGACAATAGATGATCTATGATACCCGCTTAATTACTTTCATGAATTCCTTAcctgtacatttaattaaaacgctattctgttacttcaaaatatatattgttttaaccTCTAGCAAAGGCTTAGTCAGATCAGCAGATTTTTGCCTCTCTTATCCCAAACAATGGCGTGCGTCATTGCAAACTTTGAGAGAAAGCTAACATTTCCTATTTGACAAATAACATGTTTGAAAACTTGGAAAGAATCAGCTGTATTCAGATAAAACACTGAACTAAAGTCatataaacagagttaaaattaataaagtaaaattcaTGGAAGATAAATGTTCATGAGCATAATAAAATTCACATATTGCTCAAGACTGTCAAAGATCCCTGACattatcttatactgtatatgcgcTGTTACCTTAATAATGTATATGCAGCTCATTTGCCTTTGGCAGACTTAAGTCATATCAGCTATGGTCAACAGAAATTGTCGGATCTGGGGCACTGTTGTCATCTTGAAAGGAAGTGGAGGAGAGTTATCCTACTTGCATAAATAAGACACTTCAACTATGTGTCCCCGGGTTGGGAAGTATGAAATCTAAGAGAATGTGGAACTTCTGGATATAATTTATCATGGACATCCTTTCAATTACATAACCCTTCCCTTAAAACTATATAGACAGAAAGGAATCAGTCAGCCTTTACATCAAGGCTGTTAATtaagtactgtacttttattgtatattttatttatgttgtatgATGATTTTTTTAAGACTGTATGTttaactttttctcttttttatgtatGGTAtacttttccttttaaattatatatacagaaatTAGTAGCCTTACATCTACAGCctcattttaaacataacaatcaaaataaaatgtttcagtatagcttttgcacgtcacagtacagaaacagtcataactggaaatGCAAAAATTTTGAGGTTTTAAGATTTAAGTACTGATTGTTACAATAACTCCCACATAAGTCTACTATAAAAAtttgacaaatatttaaaaaaatagaaaatttaatgAGGGCACTCCATTCTTATATTCTTAAGTTTTATATGGTGTCCTTCACAGAACACAACTGCTTTATCTCTACAATGAGTGAGATACAGATACAGAGAATATATTATCTTAAATTATATGCAGATAACACTAAGTTGCATGTATTATTCAAACTTAATGACATTTCCCCAAATAAGTCTTAATTGCTCCAAAATGTTAAAAACCTGGATGACTAAAAACTACTTttaacatttatccatccattatccaacccgctatatcctaactacagggtcacgggggtctgctggagccaatcccagccaacacaaggcgcaaggcaggaaacaaaccccgggcagggagccagcccaccgcaggccatttaacatagaataacaaaattagcaaatggaaaaaaaatcattgacagCAACACTAAACACAGCAATGCATGCTCTTTCTGTGAGGGCCTGAGTATTAGTTTTggatgattaaaatgaaaaggtatcatttttgacatttttttgtccacatgcagcacacacacacacatatagccGTGTTactcaaaaccttttttttttttacaaaaaatgaaatacagaaaaactaAAGTATTGAAACTACTCCTCCCTTCAGGACCATTGCCACTCATGCCAATAGCTGCAGGGGCAGTTTCTGCCTaacaaattcttacttgcatgccaagtagctgagagagtgacaagaaAAGAATCAGGGATCAACTAAAAGTTACAAAATTGCAATTTAGTTTCATACCTAATTTTTGATGTCAGGAAATAGCATCTAGCAACTATAAAGAAGATAAAGGCATTCTGAGGTCTGTCATGATAGTGACTAAAGTGACAAGATCGCGTGAATGATTGCTATAAGAGCTGTTGTATGCTGGTAATCTCATATTGATGGGAAAAGTCAAGCAACATTGAAGGGGATGAAACAATAACAGAAAGTGCtctgttgtaagttgctttggataaaagtgtctgccaagcaaataaatgcaaatgtaaggTGGTATAAAAGCAAAAGGTCTCAAGGTACAGTACATGCAGAAAAAACCAAGGTGATGGTTGGAGGCAAAGAATAAAAGGGGGTATGGAAGAGTCTGATGACTGAATGATGTGTAGTAAAGGTGTTCGGAGAAACTCCAATGCCTGTTTTGTTGGAAGTCATGGAGTAAAATATATAGTGGTGTGACGAATGATCTACAGGCATCAAGTGTGACCTTTTTTTTGTACATAGGCAATACATGGGGTGTATAATGAAGATGTGTACAGGACTTGTCCTGAATAGGGTGTGCATGTTGAGTAGCAATGGTGCTGCAGGCACAGGAATGACAGAGAGGGTGAGAGGTGTGAGGAAGAAATTTCTGCACCTGTCCCTC is a genomic window containing:
- the LOC120539537 gene encoding uncharacterized protein LOC120539537, with amino-acid sequence MLQDKEVDSLGPLESFIDTEKSVTFRTDNGLFWCSVDVGGEFNSIQGVRSFNEESCKFKVLRGKNGKILLQDWRGVYLSRVHRVNENFIEAAKSESDALCEFQVSYEDGKVIFRADNGKLVSRYFNYTEHHIEAAYEQPNVCCRFTVSPGDSTNSQTSLERYIDSDQWVTFRTIEGTFWCSKAHSGGIYKLQAVDTHDEELCKFKVSKADNGKILLQDKRGVYLSLNQSDGIGRIQATKREPDTSCEFQVSYEGKRVLFKAENSRMLSLFYHCGGHPIKADKDVSDIFCKLTVNSEAPRATIANLEEYINTDKWVIFTTDNGLFWCSKPDGQIQAVDIFDEEWCKFKVTRVNGAIFLQDKRGIYLSRIRRGDIDFIEAAKPEPDVFCEFSVSSENEKLLFRAENGRMLSRVCRYGQQIIEAAKDTPDIFCQVTVNEGTYLNAE